The following are encoded together in the Juglans microcarpa x Juglans regia isolate MS1-56 chromosome 2D, Jm3101_v1.0, whole genome shotgun sequence genome:
- the LOC121251124 gene encoding kinesin-like protein NACK2 → MDKMVGTPATPLSKIQRTLSCTPGGPKVREEKILVTVRMRPLSRKEQAMYDLIAWDCIDDRTIVFKNPNHERTATTYSFDKVFDLTCSTQKVYEEGAKDVALSALTGMNATIFAYGQTSSGKTYTMRGITENAVRDIFEHIRIHPERDFVLSASALEIYNEAVIDLLNRESGSLRLLDDPEKGTVVEKLVEEVVKDGQHLRHLIGICEAQRQVGETALNDKSSRSHQIFRLTIKSSLRESSGRVKSFIASLNLVDLAGSERASQTNADGTRLKEGSHINRSLLTLTTVIRKLSGGKRSGHVPYRDSKLTRILQSSLGGNARTAIICTMSPALSHVEQTRNTLSFATSAKEVTNNAQINMVVSDKTLVKHLQKEVARLEAELRSPEPSSSSCLRSLLLEKDLKIQQMEREMEELKRQRDIAHSQLELERKSHKAQKGLRQCGPSCQVVRCLAFPGENDSVSDKSSPVTGPRNAIGSQAMLRQSVTSTDQSMLVHEIRKLEQRQKQLGEEANRALEVLHKEVASHRIGSGEAAETIAKLLSEIKDMQVVSSIPEEIVIGDKTNLMEEINRLKCQGSTIESLEKKLENVQESIDRLVSSFASSKETPKCKTQSKMKKFLPFTVSNNANMQNIIRSPCSPLSSSNKMMESETENKAPENNDVLPSSDTFPMPCKLTPIKSEGHGNCVPSREGTPVTQQSNSVNVKKMQRMFKNAAEENIRSIQAYVTELKERVAKLQYQKQLLVCQVLELENAAGADEPNIIDQTPPKPWHLKFEDERKQIVMLWHLCHVSILHRTQFYLLFRGDPADEIYIEVELRRLTWLELHFAELGNASPALLGDEPAGSVSASIKALKQEREYLAKRVNSKLTVEEREMLYTKWEIPPGGKQRRLQLVNKLWTDPHNMQHVKESAEIVAKLVGFCESGEHVSKEMFELNFVYPSDKKTWMGWNLISNLLNL, encoded by the exons ATGGACAAGATGGTTGGGACACCAGCCACGCCGTTGTCTAAGATACAAAGGACCCTGTCATGCACCCCTGGTGGTCCAAAAGTTCGTGAGGAGAAAATATTAGTCACTGTTCGGATGAGGCCGCTGAGCCGGAAGGAGCAAGCAATGTATGATCTCATTGCTTGGGATTGCATCGATGATCGTACTATTGTATTCAAGAACCCAAATCATGAGCGCACTGCAACCACATACTCCTTTG ATAAAGTTTTTGATCTTACATGCTCAACTCAGAAGGTTTATGAAGAAGGCGCTAAGGATGTTGCTTTATCCGCACTTACTGGAATGAATG CGACAATTTTTGCATATGGGCAGACCAGCAGTGGTAAGACATATACGATGAGAGGAATTACTGAAAATGCCGTCAGGGACATCTTTGAACACATCAGAATT CATCCAGAGAGGGATTTTGTTTTGAGTGCTTCTGCTTTGGAGATCTATAATGAGGCTGTTATAGACCTTCTGAATCGCGAATCTGGTTCCCTTCGGCTTCTGGATGATCCTGAG AAAGGGACTGTCGTGGAAAAACTTGTTGAGGAAGTTGTTAAGGATGGCCAACATTTACGCCATTTAATTGGCATTTGTGAAG CTCAAAGGCAGGTGGGGGAAACTGCTCTAAATGATAAAAGCTCAAGATCTCATCAAATATTCAGGCTG aCAATAAAGAGTAGCCTTCGGGAAAGTTCAGGCCGTGTAAAGTCTTTCATAGCAAGTTTG AATCTTGTGGACCTTGCTGGAAGTGAACGTGCCTCCCAAACAAATGCAGATGGCACAAGATTGAAGGAAGGCAGTCACATCAACCGTAGCTTGCTGACACTCACAACAGTGATCAGGAAGCTAAG TGGTGGCAAAAGGAGTGGCCATGTACCATACCGGGATTCAAAACTCACACGAATATTGCAGTCTTCACTTGGGGGAAATGCTCGGACAGCAATTATTTGTACCATGAGTCCAGCTTTAAGTCATGTGGAGCAAACGAGGAATACACTCTCATTTGCAACTAGCGCAAAGGAAGTTACCAATAATGCCCAAATAAACATG GTTGTTTCAGACAAGACACTGGTGAAGCATTTGCAGAAGGAAGTGGCCAGACTTGAAGCAGAGTTACGGAGTCCTGAGCCTTCTTCATCTTCGTGTTTGAGGTCTTTACTGCTGGAGAAGGACTTAAAAATACAACAG atggagagagagatggaagagcTTAAGCGCCAGAGAGACATTGCTCATTCCCAACTTGAACTggaaagaaaatcacacaagGCTCAAAAG GGGTTAAGGCAATGCGGGCCTTCTTGTCAAGTTGTTAGGTGTCTTGCTTTCCCTGGTGAGAACGACTCAGTTTCTGATAAATCTAGCCCGGTAACTGGGCCAAGAAATGCAATTGGAAGCCAGGCAATGTTGAGGCAATCAGTTACTTCAACAGATCAATCCATGCTCGTGCATGAAATAAGAAAGCTTGAGCAGCGGCAGAAGCAGCTTGGTGAGGAAGCAAACCGGGCCCTTGAAGTACTGCATAAGGAGGTTGCTTCACATAGAATAGGGAGTGGAGAAGCCGCTGAAACCATTGCAAAACTGCTGTCGGAAATAAAGGACATGCAAGTGGTTAGCTCCATTCCTGAAGAAATTGTGATTGGAGATAAGACCAACCTGATGGAAGAAATAAATCGATTGAAGTGCCAAGGAAGCACCATTGAATCTTTGGAAAAGAAGCTTGAGAATGTTCAGGAATCTATAGACAGGCTGGTTTCATCTTTTGCTAGTAGCAAGGAGACTCCTAAGTGCAAGACCCAATCCAAAATGAAGAAATTTCTTCCTTTCACCGTGAGCAACAATGCAAATATGCAAAACATAATTCGATCGCCATGTTCACCTCTGTCCTCTTCTAATAAGATGATGGAATCTGAGACAGAAAACAAAGCCCCTGAGAATAATGATGTTTTGCCTAGTAGTGATACATTCCCCATGCCTTGTAAACTAACTCCAATAAAGAGTGAAGGACACGGTAACTGTGTCCCATCAAGGGAGGGAACTCCAGTTACACAGCAATCGAATTCAGTTAATGTGAAGAAAATGCAGAGGATGTTCAAAAACGCTGCTGAGGAGAATATTCGGAGCATTCAAGCTTATGTTACTGAGTTAAAAGAACGGGTGGCAAAGCTACAATATCAAAAGCAGCTTCTGGTTTGCCAg GTATTGGAGCTGGAGAATGCGGCTGGAGCTGATGAACCAAATATAATTGATCAGACTCCCCCAAAGCCATGGCACTTAAAGTTTGAGGATGAGAGAAAGCAAATTGTCATGTTATGGCATTTGTGTCATGTTTCAATTCTGCACCGCACTCAATTTTACTTGTTATTTAGGGGAGACCCTGCTGATGAGATATATATAGAGGTTGAACTTAGAAGATTGACATGGTTGGAGCTGCACTTTGCAGAGCTTGGAAATGCAAGTCCTGCACTTCTAGGCGATGAACCTGCAGGCTCAGTTTCAGCAAG TATCAAGGCTCTTAAGCAAGAAAGGGAATATCTAGCAAAGAGGGTGAATTCCAAACTAACAGTAGaggaaagagaaatgctttataCAAAATGGGAAATACCTCCTGGCGGAAAACAAAGGAGATTGCAATTGGTGAACAAATTGTGGACAGACCCTCATAACATGCAGCATGTAAAAGAGAGTGCTGAAATTGTTGCAAAGTTGGTTGGCTTCTGCGAATCTGGTGAGCATGTTAGTAAGGAGATGTTTGAGCTAAATTTCGTATACCCTTCTGATAAGAAGACATGGATGGGCTGgaatttgatttcaaatctCTTAAATCTGTAA